A stretch of Gossypium hirsutum isolate 1008001.06 chromosome A06, Gossypium_hirsutum_v2.1, whole genome shotgun sequence DNA encodes these proteins:
- the LOC107961969 gene encoding pectinesterase/pectinesterase inhibitor yields MTTPHQPLLDRPKTSYTRILLLIFTLVAIICSATLVSVRSVRFSSSSTALPYRFCERAVDQKSCSVFLSEMASNTTLKMKDAGDVLQAFLEQSKVRMQNAMNVAKKFKHRINNPGEQAALADCMELMESSMDRIMDSMVAVDKQDATSYSNAHAWLSSVLTNHVTCLDGLEGSARTLMEPGLNDLISRARTSLAIFVSFSPRKTKLIDPLIDGFPSWVSSKDRKLLQSLPNEIKANVVVAKDGSGKYKTLGEAVAAAPDKSKTRYIIYVKKGTYKENVEIGKNKKNLMIVGDGMKSTIIIGSLNVIDGSTTFRSATVAAVGDGFMAQDIWFQNTAGPQKHQAVALRVGADQSVINRCQIDGYQDTLYTHSNRQFYRDSEITGTVDFIFGDAAVVFQNCKLVVRKPMDKQSNMVTAQGRIDPNQNTGTSIQSCNIIASSDLEPVKGSFKSYLGRPWKEY; encoded by the exons ATGACCACTCCCCATCAGCCTCTATTAGACAGACCCAAAACCTCTTATACCAGGATTCTCCTCCTAATCTTCACCTTGGTTGCTATAATATGCTCAGCTACTTTGGTTAGTGTTCGTTCAGTTAGATTTAGCTCCTCTAGTACTGCTCTCCCATATCGGTTTTGTGAGAGAGCTGTTGACCAGAAATCATGTTCAGTATTTCTGTCAGAAATGGCATCAAATACGACCTTGAAAATGAAGGATGCTGGTGATGTACTGCAAGCCTTCTTAGAGCAGTCCAAAGTTCGTATGCAAAATGCCATGAATGTGGCCAAGAAGTTTAAGCATCGGATCAACAATCCGGGAGAGCAAGCAGCTTTGGCTGATTGCATGGAGTTAATGGAGTCATCCATGGATAGGATCATGGATTCCATGGTGGCTGTTGATAAACAAGATGCCACATCCTATTCAAATGCTCACGCATGGCTAAGTAGTGTACTCACTAACCATGTCACATGCTTGGATGGCCTGGAAGGGTCAGCTCGGACCCTTATGGAGCCAGGGCTCAATGACCTGATATCAAGGGCAAGAACTTCACTGgccatttttgtttctttttctccaAGGAAAACAAAACTTATTGATCCATTGATTGATGGGTTCCCATCATGGGTCAGCAGCAAGGATCGGAAGCTGTTACAATCTTTGCCTAACGAAATTAAGGCCAATGTTGTGGTGGCCAAAGATGGGAGTGGCAAGTACAAGACATTAGGGGAAGCTGTTGCAGCAGCACCAGATAAAAGCAAGACCAGGTACATAATCTATGTGAAGAAAGGTACTTACAAAGAAAATGTTGAGATAGGAAAGAACAAGAAGAATTTGATGATTGTTGGTGATGGCATGAAATCGACCATTATCATCGGCAGCCTGAATGTTATTGATGGATCTACCACCTTCAGATCAGCCACTGTTG CGGCTGTTGGTGATGGGTTTATGGCCCAAGACATCTGGTTCCAAAATACAGCAGGGCCACAAAAGCATCAAGCAGTGGCCCTTCGTGTCGGAGCCGATCAATCGGTTATAAATCGGTGCCAGATTGATGGCTACCAAGACACACTTTACACCCACTCCAACCGCCAATTCTACAGAGATTCCGAAATTACTGGCACAGTGGATTTCATATTTGGTGATGCAGCAGTGGTGTTCCAGAATTGCAAACTGGTGGTCCGGAAGCCGATGGACAAGCAATCAAACATGGTTACAGCCCAAGGCAGAATAGACCCGAACCAAAACACGGGCACTTCGATCCAAAGCTGTAATATAATAGCAAGTTCTGATCTTGAGCCAGTGAAAGGGTCCTTCAAGTCATATCTGGGGCGTCCCTGGAAGGAGTATTAA